A stretch of the Acidobacteriota bacterium genome encodes the following:
- a CDS encoding DUF4340 domain-containing protein yields the protein MKRSTLILLLAAIVGGILIYFLEIKPGKPRDDGTEKPAAEKSSKEAVSFKREDITGVTLTRGSDTVVLENQGEHWMVKQPTESKADESALNSLIGDIVSARIEREFPNPSADALKEYGLAPPAVKLEVKLKDGKTHQIEVGGKDPLGSSVYARFDGAQNVAVVGSGLLTSADKPVKDWRDNSLLDTSEYDLTSLKVTNENGSFELGKKDSDWVITAPISGDAEASEVNSLISDLTSAKATDVVSETGDDLAKYGLDKVKISVTAKTANGEKGLQIGSKVEDQYYAKTTGSNRIAKIDSSLFDKLNIKLSALRSKQIIKVKRDELSRYELKNEHGKLVAEAKDDKWLVVEPADKKGKEAQGFKLFTPFESKASEIVEKPTAAINSKFAKPAAELRLTDKAGKTTVVKISQPDGDNIYIRVEGRPEIFKVGKTMLESFNYKIEDAIQP from the coding sequence ATGAAACGCAGTACACTCATTCTCTTACTGGCCGCCATCGTGGGCGGCATTCTCATCTACTTTCTGGAAATCAAACCCGGCAAACCGCGCGACGATGGAACGGAAAAACCCGCCGCCGAAAAATCATCCAAAGAAGCGGTCAGTTTCAAACGCGAAGACATCACAGGCGTTACGCTCACGCGAGGGTCTGACACAGTCGTATTGGAAAACCAGGGAGAGCATTGGATGGTCAAACAGCCAACCGAATCCAAAGCGGACGAATCGGCGCTGAATTCCCTGATCGGCGACATCGTCAGCGCCCGCATCGAACGCGAATTCCCCAATCCTTCGGCGGACGCGTTGAAGGAATACGGGTTGGCGCCTCCGGCGGTGAAACTGGAAGTGAAGCTGAAAGACGGCAAAACGCACCAAATCGAAGTGGGCGGCAAAGACCCGCTCGGATCGTCGGTTTATGCGCGGTTTGACGGAGCGCAGAACGTCGCCGTGGTCGGCTCCGGTTTGCTAACCAGTGCAGACAAACCTGTCAAAGATTGGCGCGACAATTCCCTGCTCGACACCAGCGAATATGATCTGACTTCGCTCAAAGTGACCAATGAAAACGGCAGCTTCGAGTTGGGCAAAAAAGATTCCGATTGGGTGATCACGGCGCCGATTTCCGGCGATGCCGAAGCCAGCGAAGTCAACAGCTTGATCAGCGACCTGACTTCCGCCAAGGCCACTGACGTTGTCAGTGAAACCGGTGACGATTTGGCAAAATATGGGTTGGACAAAGTCAAAATCTCCGTTACGGCCAAAACCGCGAATGGCGAGAAAGGACTTCAGATCGGCTCGAAGGTCGAAGATCAGTATTACGCCAAAACCACTGGCAGCAATCGGATTGCGAAGATTGATTCGTCGCTGTTCGACAAACTGAATATCAAACTCTCCGCGCTTCGCAGCAAGCAAATCATCAAAGTAAAACGCGATGAACTGTCACGCTACGAACTGAAAAACGAACACGGCAAATTGGTCGCGGAAGCCAAAGACGACAAATGGCTGGTCGTCGAACCGGCAGACAAAAAAGGCAAGGAAGCGCAAGGTTTTAAACTCTTCACGCCGTTTGAATCCAAGGCATCGGAAATTGTGGAAAAACCGACGGCGGCCATCAACTCCAAGTTCGCGAAACCGGCTGCCGAGCTTCGGCTGACCGACAAAGCTGGCAAAACGACGGTGGTCAAGATTTCGCAACCCGACGGCGACAACATTTACATCCGCGTCGAAGGTCGCCCGGAAATCTTCAAGGTCGGCAAAACAATGCTGGAAAGCTTCAACTACAAGATCGAAGACGCAATCCAACCCTAA
- a CDS encoding Gldg family protein, with protein MNAIRKEFTVLAGFVGAAMALSGYIRHTIQDVWGWFNLSLLIVGGVLLLASVILNFKDIAGYFTGRTGKLSANMAILTIAVLGLIAIANYLGYRHHKRFDLTTEGLFSLSDQTKKVLKNLPKEVKVLKFDQQPDQRLADEMAEFGYVTNKISYEYVDPVKRPEIARQYAVKSYGETVVTAGDRTERPSATDEQAMVNAILKVTRDTLKTVCFTEGHEEKSLTEAYSAVESKLKAENYQTKTVNLAQQKEKFVPSECAVLVVAGPKTAFLQPETSMIGQYLDNGGKAMFLIDPDTDPQLNDVLKKWSIELGNDLVLDFSAAGQVFGPAAPIVNNYATHPITENFARGMTVFPQARSVKVLAGGSGVNSTTLLTGSPNSYGETDLKANVEPKYDEGKDTKGPVSVGAVASKNLGENKEARLVVIGDSDFASNQAFRVSRNGDLFMNSVNWLAQDEDLISIRPKLATNRSVTMNAEQQNTFWILVVIFMPLAALGAGAFVWWKRR; from the coding sequence ATGAACGCCATTCGCAAAGAGTTCACTGTCCTGGCCGGATTTGTCGGAGCGGCAATGGCGCTGTCCGGGTACATCCGCCACACGATTCAGGACGTCTGGGGCTGGTTCAATCTCTCGCTGCTGATTGTCGGCGGAGTCTTGCTTCTCGCTTCGGTCATTCTGAATTTCAAAGATATTGCAGGCTACTTCACCGGGCGAACCGGAAAGCTGAGCGCGAACATGGCGATTCTGACCATTGCCGTGCTTGGTTTGATCGCCATTGCCAATTATCTGGGCTATCGCCATCACAAACGGTTTGACCTGACAACGGAGGGGTTGTTTTCGCTTTCGGATCAAACGAAAAAGGTGCTGAAAAATCTGCCCAAAGAGGTCAAGGTGCTGAAATTCGATCAGCAACCGGATCAGCGGTTGGCGGATGAAATGGCCGAATTCGGTTACGTCACCAACAAGATCAGCTATGAATACGTAGACCCTGTGAAGCGCCCCGAAATCGCACGGCAATACGCCGTGAAAAGTTATGGCGAAACGGTTGTCACGGCTGGAGATCGAACCGAACGCCCGTCGGCGACCGATGAACAGGCGATGGTCAACGCCATCCTGAAAGTGACGCGCGACACCTTGAAAACTGTCTGCTTCACCGAAGGCCACGAAGAAAAATCCCTGACCGAGGCGTACAGCGCAGTCGAATCCAAGCTGAAAGCCGAAAACTATCAAACCAAGACCGTCAACCTGGCGCAGCAGAAAGAAAAGTTCGTGCCTTCGGAATGCGCCGTGTTGGTGGTCGCCGGTCCGAAAACGGCGTTTTTGCAGCCGGAAACTTCGATGATCGGCCAGTATCTGGACAATGGCGGAAAAGCCATGTTCCTGATTGACCCCGACACCGATCCTCAATTGAACGATGTGCTGAAAAAATGGTCCATCGAATTGGGAAACGATCTGGTGCTCGATTTCAGCGCCGCCGGTCAGGTCTTTGGCCCGGCAGCGCCCATCGTCAACAATTACGCTACCCATCCGATCACGGAAAACTTCGCTCGCGGAATGACTGTCTTTCCGCAAGCGCGTTCGGTCAAAGTTCTAGCGGGCGGTTCCGGCGTCAATTCGACGACGTTGTTGACCGGTTCTCCCAACAGTTATGGCGAAACGGACTTGAAAGCGAACGTCGAGCCGAAATATGACGAGGGCAAAGATACCAAAGGCCCTGTCAGCGTCGGCGCAGTCGCCAGCAAGAATCTGGGCGAAAACAAAGAAGCTCGGTTGGTCGTCATTGGCGATTCCGATTTTGCTTCCAACCAGGCGTTCAGGGTTTCGCGCAACGGCGATTTGTTTATGAACTCCGTCAACTGGCTGGCGCAGGACGAAGACCTGATTTCCATACGCCCGAAACTGGCAACCAATCGCAGCGTGACGATGAACGCCGAACAACAGAACACGTTCTGGATTCTGGTCGTCATCTTCATGCCGCTGGCCGCGTTGGGCGCCGGCGCTTTTGTTTGGTGGAAACGAAGATAA
- a CDS encoding ABC transporter permease subunit gives MKGILAIYRREMGSYFVSPIAYVVIGAFLVAAGLVFWIILSNVIQYAMMAAARQQGMPQDIDVPGQIIRSFVGFVGTYVLPILTPMLTMGVYAEERKRGTMEMLMTSPISETQIVIGKYLASLSFLCVMLSPTLIYYLIIGMYSDPPLPWRIVWSGYLGLFLLGAVLLAVGAFISSLTENQIIAGVVTFVLFLTLLFIDLSVGNSGTALGESVKYLSILQHYQEFSQGVIDTTNVIFYLSGILLGLFLTLRSLDSMRWRRA, from the coding sequence ATGAAGGGAATTTTGGCGATTTACCGCCGCGAAATGGGCAGCTACTTCGTTTCTCCGATTGCGTATGTCGTCATCGGAGCGTTTTTGGTAGCCGCCGGACTGGTCTTTTGGATCATTCTTTCCAACGTCATTCAGTACGCGATGATGGCTGCTGCGCGCCAGCAAGGCATGCCGCAGGACATTGACGTTCCGGGTCAAATCATTCGCAGCTTCGTCGGATTTGTCGGCACCTATGTGCTGCCGATTCTGACGCCGATGCTGACGATGGGCGTTTACGCCGAAGAGCGAAAACGCGGAACGATGGAAATGCTGATGACTTCGCCGATCAGCGAAACGCAAATCGTCATTGGCAAGTATCTGGCTTCGTTGTCGTTTTTGTGCGTGATGCTGTCGCCGACGTTGATTTATTACCTGATCATCGGCATGTACAGCGACCCGCCGTTGCCGTGGCGGATCGTCTGGTCGGGCTATCTGGGCTTGTTCCTGCTTGGAGCCGTCTTGCTGGCCGTTGGCGCGTTCATTTCTTCGCTGACGGAAAACCAGATCATCGCGGGCGTCGTGACCTTCGTGCTGTTCCTGACCTTGTTGTTCATTGATCTGTCGGTTGGAAACAGCGGCACGGCTCTGGGCGAATCCGTCAAATATCTTTCGATCCTCCAGCATTACCAGGAATTTTCCCAGGGCGTGATTGATACGACAAACGTCATCTTTTACCTGTCGGGCATTTTGCTTGGACTGTTCCTGACCTTGCGCTCGCTGGATTCGATGAGATGGAGGAGAGCATGA